TCTACGTTCCCATCACGGGCGGGGCAGAGCGCCTGGGGACCCTGATTCTTGCGCGGTTCGGCCAGCCCTTTGACACGAGGGATCTCGTCCTCGCAGAATATCTCGCCACCGTGGTGGGACTGGAGATTCTCCACGAGCGGACTCGTTCCATCGAGGAACGCGCCCGGGAGCGTCTGGTGGTGCAGATGGCCATGCGTGCCCTTTCCTATTCCGAGGTGGAGTCGGTGCGGCACATCGTGCGGGAGCTCGGGGGCCCCGAAGGAGTTGTTGTGGCGAGCCGCGTGGCGGATCGCGTCGGCGTGACCCGGAGCGTCATCGTCAATGCCCTGCGCAAGCTGGAGAGCGCCGGAATCATCGAAAGCCGGAGCCTCGGCATGAAGGGAACGTACATCCGCGTTCTGAGCGCGCTTTTTCTGGAGGAACTGGGCATTTTCGAGGAGTGATCCGACAACCCCCGCCACAGAGGTTTTGTGACGTTTTGTCCCAGCTTTTCCCCGGTGGGATCTCCGACGTTTCGGCAGATCCCACCGGGCGTTTTTCTTCGGGAGAGGACAAGCCTGTTCCCCTTTCTCCGTATCGGGATCCGGCGAAAAGGAAGATCCCGGGAGCGATTCGCCTTTCAAGAGAAGCAAAGACGCTGCCGATACACAAAAGGGTTCGATGAGATCCGTTCATCTTTGAATCGTTCGGGAGGGAGTTTCATGCAGAGGGACATGACCTGGGATGTCATCGCGAAGGATGTCGAAGGATTGTCTCGCCGGTTCGAGGCGGTCTCCCAGAACATGGCCAACGGCAACACCCCGCGGTATGCCCGCCGGGAGGTCTCCTTCGAGGACCAGTTGAAAGAACTCATCGACGGTCCCACGAAGCTGCCTCTTGCCGTGACCGACACGAAGCACATTCCGCGGCGTCCTCTTTCCGTAAACGACGTAGTTCCCGAGGAGTCCCGGATCTACGACGAGTGGTACCGCCTCGACGGAAACAATGTTGATCCCGAGCGGGAGAACGCCCTTCTCAACCAGACGAGGATGGGATATACCGCCATGAACAGGATGCTCGGGCGAAAGTTCGGTCTGTACAAGGCTGTCATAGGAGGCCGATGATGCGCGTCTTTCACTCCTTGAACGTGGCGGGAAGCGCTCTTACGGCGCATCGTCTCTGGATGGACACGATTTCGGAAAATCTTGCCAACGTGAATACCACGCGCTCCGGCGACGGAGGCCCCTATGTGCGGAGAGTTCCTGTTTTTGCGGAACGCCTCGACCGCGAGCTTTCTCCCAATTCCGCGTCGGGTGGAGTGAAGGTGACCGCCATCGCGCAGGATCCCCTTCCGCCCCGTCTGGTGTACCAGCCGGAACATCCCGACGCGAACGAGGAAGGATATGTGGCCTATCCGAACGTGAACGTGGTGCGGGAGATGACGGACATGATCGTGGCCAGCAGGGCTTACGAGGCGAGCCTTTCCATCGTGGACACGGGAAAGGCTATGTGGAACAGTGCCTTGGAAGTGCTCAAAGGATAGATATTGGGACTTTGGGATCAGTTAAAAATAAGGCTTTCGATTCGGGGGGGTGAGGCAGTCCCCCCTGCTTTTTTTTCGCTTTTTCTGGTAAATTACCGGAGTATTGCCTTTGGAGAAAGAGCGACAGGGGAGAGTCTTTTGCGGTAAATGTCAGTCTGATGTGGTATCATAGTGTAAATCTGTACATGCGTATTTCCGGGAGGAGAGGCGAACATGAGTGTCGTCACCCTGAATTTGCTTGACAGAACACTTCCCTTCGGGGACGAGGGGAAGGGGGGCGCGGTTCAGAAGAAGGATGAGGGAGCCAAAAGTGGAACCACCTTCGCCGCAGTCCTCAAGG
Above is a genomic segment from Aminiphilus circumscriptus DSM 16581 containing:
- the codY gene encoding GTP-sensing pleiotropic transcriptional regulator CodY — encoded protein: MNTPKELIESRAKILNPSAMQDLLEKTRLVSRALQNRRDHRAYPDYQKLSKLLCDLAAANVYLISREGRILGYAWVSEYDCPIMANLLEKNSMPDSYVEKLNQYHESVLNHTDHGLCAYADHPCTYSNKHVLYVPITGGAERLGTLILARFGQPFDTRDLVLAEYLATVVGLEILHERTRSIEERARERLVVQMAMRALSYSEVESVRHIVRELGGPEGVVVASRVADRVGVTRSVIVNALRKLESAGIIESRSLGMKGTYIRVLSALFLEELGIFEE
- the flgB gene encoding flagellar basal body rod protein FlgB → MQRDMTWDVIAKDVEGLSRRFEAVSQNMANGNTPRYARREVSFEDQLKELIDGPTKLPLAVTDTKHIPRRPLSVNDVVPEESRIYDEWYRLDGNNVDPERENALLNQTRMGYTAMNRMLGRKFGLYKAVIGGR
- the flgC gene encoding flagellar basal body rod protein FlgC → MRVFHSLNVAGSALTAHRLWMDTISENLANVNTTRSGDGGPYVRRVPVFAERLDRELSPNSASGGVKVTAIAQDPLPPRLVYQPEHPDANEEGYVAYPNVNVVREMTDMIVASRAYEASLSIVDTGKAMWNSALEVLKG